In Rhodococcus pseudokoreensis, the DNA window ACGCCCTGCAGGGCGGCGGCACCCCGCCCGAACTGATCCGCCACGACCCCCTGATCTAGTCGCGCAGCCAGCCCCTGCCCATCCGCCATCCGGTTCGACCGTCGGGAGAGCATCACGCCATGCAAGCCACGCAGACCACCTGGACCAGCACCGTCGTCGAACATCACCGACTGCGGCACGACCTCGCCGTCGTCCGCCTCGTCGGTGACTTCGTCCCGTTCGAGCCGGGGCAGTACGTGGACGTGAGCGTGCCCCAGAATCCGCGGCTGCTGCGCAGGCTCTCCCCCGCCCTTCCGCCGTCGCTGGACGGCAAACTCGAATTCCACGTCCGCACGGTGCCGGGTGGCTGGGTCAGCGGCGACATCGTCACGGGGACCTCGCCGGGCGACCAGTGGCAGATCCTCGAACCGCGCGGCACGATGTCCGTCGACGAGGACGGACCGGACGTCATCATGATCGCCGGCGGCACCGGCCTCGCCCCGTTCCGGTCGATCCTGCTGGACCTGTCGCGCAGGCCGAATCCGCCGCGGGTGTTCCTGTTCACGGGTGATCGGACACCGCGCGATCTCTACGCGTCCGACATGCTGTACCTGCTGCTGCAGAATCTGCCGTGGCTCACCGTCATTCCGGTGGTGGAGAACGTCGCGAATCCGGACTGGACCGACG includes these proteins:
- a CDS encoding FAD-binding oxidoreductase, with amino-acid sequence MQATQTTWTSTVVEHHRLRHDLAVVRLVGDFVPFEPGQYVDVSVPQNPRLLRRLSPALPPSLDGKLEFHVRTVPGGWVSGDIVTGTSPGDQWQILEPRGTMSVDEDGPDVIMIAGGTGLAPFRSILLDLSRRPNPPRVFLFTGDRTPRDLYASDMLYLLLQNLPWLTVIPVVENVANPDWTDEWYERTRVDVGFTEDDLIEGSLPDVVTSYGAFTEHQVLVCGSAAMVRATLDRLRDTGTPTENIQFDPY